A window of the Mucilaginibacter sp. cycad4 genome harbors these coding sequences:
- a CDS encoding pirin family protein, producing MKKAITHILAGREKKITAEETVRQPLPHKDFRFANPFIVLHHMGPEVIEPGQTLRIHPHPHRGFSPYTIMLQGEGYHKDNAGNDEIIKAGGVQWMFAGKGIMHSEGPTPELLQKGGVQELIQLWINAPKSKKWDEPFYQSANADQLPKVFAGEGLDFNLASGEYGGKTGPIQNFTPVISIVGKMAAGKEVNFKATPGYWTLLYIIKGSVDVNGTTVTQFNLIVFEKDNDKISVKATEDSQVLFLSAEPINEPVSAKDNFVMNTPAEIEQALADYQNGVFGTLNY from the coding sequence ATGAAGAAAGCCATTACCCATATCCTCGCCGGCAGGGAAAAGAAGATCACTGCCGAAGAAACTGTTCGCCAGCCTTTGCCACACAAGGATTTTCGCTTTGCAAATCCTTTTATTGTATTGCACCACATGGGCCCCGAAGTAATAGAACCCGGCCAAACCTTACGGATCCATCCGCATCCGCATCGTGGTTTTAGCCCTTATACCATTATGCTGCAGGGCGAAGGTTACCATAAGGACAATGCGGGTAACGACGAGATCATCAAAGCTGGTGGTGTGCAATGGATGTTTGCAGGCAAAGGCATTATGCATAGTGAAGGCCCCACTCCGGAACTGCTGCAAAAAGGCGGCGTTCAGGAACTCATTCAGCTTTGGATCAATGCCCCCAAAAGTAAAAAATGGGATGAGCCGTTTTACCAATCGGCCAATGCAGACCAATTACCCAAAGTATTTGCAGGTGAAGGCCTCGATTTTAACCTTGCCAGCGGCGAATATGGGGGCAAAACCGGACCTATCCAAAACTTCACCCCGGTTATTTCCATCGTAGGAAAGATGGCGGCAGGTAAAGAGGTAAATTTCAAAGCGACACCTGGCTACTGGACATTACTTTATATTATAAAAGGAAGCGTTGATGTAAACGGTACAACCGTTACTCAATTTAACCTCATTGTGTTTGAAAAAGACAATGACAAGATCTCTGTAAAGGCGACCGAAGATTCGCAGGTATTATTCCTCTCTGCAGAGCCGATTAATGAACCGGTATCAGCTAAAGATAATTTTGTAATGAATACGCCCGCAGAAATTGAGCAAGCGCTTGCCGATTACCAAAACGGCGTGTTCGGTACATTGAACTATTAG
- a CDS encoding putative sulfate exporter family transporter, which produces MNTPHQLNNTGGLLLNINENARKIIFAVCIVLCLMPFMSPAVALLLGLVIAQCSGHPYLHVNHRATHILLQVSVVGLGFGMNVHSALQAGKEGILFTIASITGTLLFGTLMGKWLNIEKKTSFLIASGTAICGGSAIAAISPVIKAEEKQISVALGCVFILNSIALFIFPLIGNYLNLSQTQFGLWCAIAIHDTSSVVGAASKYGAHALEVATTVKLARALWIIPVAFLSTFLFRNRSKKVSVPYFIGLFILAMIANTYIPLIKVVSPFIINIAKAGLTLTLFLIGAGLSRRVLVSVGLKPLLQGVALWIAISGAALYAVMHLA; this is translated from the coding sequence ATGAATACCCCACATCAATTAAACAATACCGGCGGCCTGCTATTGAATATCAATGAAAATGCCCGCAAAATTATATTCGCAGTTTGTATTGTATTGTGCCTGATGCCTTTTATGAGCCCGGCAGTAGCATTGCTTTTGGGCTTGGTAATAGCGCAATGTTCCGGCCACCCCTATCTGCACGTTAATCATAGAGCAACCCATATTTTATTGCAGGTTTCAGTAGTAGGCTTAGGTTTCGGCATGAATGTACACAGCGCATTGCAAGCCGGCAAGGAAGGTATCCTGTTTACCATCGCTTCCATAACCGGAACTTTGCTCTTCGGTACACTCATGGGCAAATGGCTAAACATCGAGAAAAAGACATCTTTTTTGATCGCTTCAGGTACAGCCATTTGCGGAGGGAGCGCCATCGCAGCCATTTCGCCGGTTATTAAAGCCGAAGAAAAACAAATCTCTGTAGCGTTAGGTTGCGTATTCATCCTCAACTCAATAGCCTTGTTTATTTTCCCGCTGATAGGCAATTATCTTAATTTATCACAAACTCAGTTTGGATTATGGTGCGCCATTGCCATACATGATACCAGTTCGGTGGTGGGTGCAGCAAGTAAATATGGTGCCCATGCACTGGAAGTAGCAACTACTGTGAAACTGGCAAGGGCTTTATGGATCATCCCGGTAGCATTTCTATCCACCTTTCTGTTCAGGAACCGGTCAAAAAAAGTAAGCGTACCTTATTTTATTGGCTTATTCATATTGGCTATGATTGCTAATACCTATATACCCCTTATAAAGGTGGTAAGCCCGTTTATAATCAACATAGCAAAAGCTGGTTTAACGCTTACCCTATTCTTGATAGGGGCGGGCCTTTCGCGCAGGGTTTTGGTATCGGTTGGGTTAAAGCCGCTTTTGCAGGGAGTAGCGCTTTGGATTGCGATATCTGGCGCAGCATTGTATGCGGTTATGCATTTAGCTTAA
- a CDS encoding HAMP domain-containing sensor histidine kinase — MIFNRYEWRLLLRVFLLLIVLTVTAFVIVNLGQLLYLVILLPLVAYSVVDMIRFQKKAQDEVNQFVESIHYRDFSRHFDVRKAPNELKPLRKGFNDINTTFKLISRERETQYHYLQKILELVDTGILSYEEETGETGWINEAFKTIIGIPYLKTVHSLEKREPSLYAELIKLKPGDSKIITVTRNQQQVKILVNASLMRSDDKLYKLIAFQNVNEALDETESKAWSKLLNVMTHEIMNSVAPISSLADTLKNRLQSPDIAESLPHSDLEDIELGIDTIKRRSEGLLKFTESYRSLNKITKLDLNKIMVRNIFENLNSLMTPTLEKKKIELEIILRDPALAIEADINLIEQVMINLLVNAIEAVKEREAPRITLTAEVQGGKTFVKVIDNGLGMPPELLDKIFIPFFSTRKTGSGIGLSLCKQIMLLHKGNIQVQSTEGKGSAFILSFV, encoded by the coding sequence ATGATATTTAACCGTTACGAATGGCGGCTCCTGCTGCGTGTATTCTTGTTACTAATTGTACTTACTGTTACGGCCTTTGTTATCGTAAACCTTGGCCAGCTTTTGTATCTCGTGATCCTGCTGCCGCTTGTTGCTTATTCGGTGGTGGATATGATCCGTTTTCAGAAAAAAGCACAGGATGAAGTAAACCAGTTTGTAGAATCAATCCATTACCGTGATTTTTCCCGCCATTTTGATGTACGCAAGGCCCCTAATGAGCTTAAGCCCCTGCGTAAAGGTTTTAACGATATCAATACTACATTTAAACTGATAAGCCGCGAACGTGAAACCCAATACCATTACCTGCAAAAAATCCTTGAACTGGTTGATACAGGTATTTTATCCTACGAGGAAGAAACCGGCGAAACCGGATGGATCAATGAGGCTTTTAAAACCATTATAGGCATCCCTTATCTTAAAACTGTACACTCGCTCGAAAAGCGTGAGCCATCATTATATGCTGAACTTATCAAGCTCAAACCCGGCGACAGCAAGATCATCACGGTTACCCGCAACCAGCAGCAAGTTAAGATCCTGGTGAACGCCAGCCTGATGCGCAGCGATGATAAATTATACAAGTTAATAGCCTTTCAAAACGTGAATGAGGCTTTGGATGAAACGGAATCGAAAGCATGGTCGAAACTGCTTAATGTAATGACACATGAGATCATGAATTCTGTAGCCCCTATCTCCTCGCTGGCCGATACGCTCAAAAACCGCCTGCAAAGCCCTGATATTGCCGAAAGTCTGCCCCATAGCGATCTGGAGGATATTGAGCTCGGCATCGATACCATCAAGCGCCGCAGCGAGGGACTGCTTAAGTTTACCGAAAGCTATCGCAGCCTCAATAAGATCACCAAACTTGATCTGAACAAGATCATGGTACGCAATATCTTTGAAAACCTCAACAGCTTAATGACGCCTACCCTGGAGAAAAAGAAGATTGAGCTGGAGATCATCCTGCGAGATCCGGCACTTGCCATTGAAGCTGATATTAACCTCATCGAACAGGTGATGATCAATTTGCTGGTTAACGCTATTGAAGCCGTAAAAGAACGTGAAGCCCCACGCATAACCCTTACAGCTGAAGTTCAGGGCGGCAAAACTTTTGTAAAAGTAATTGATAATGGCTTAGGCATGCCTCCCGAACTGCTCGACAAGATTTTTATCCCATTCTTCAGTACCCGCAAAACCGGCAGTGGCATCGGGCTGAGCCTTTGTAAACAGATCATGCTGCTGCACAAAGGCAATATCCAGGTACAATCAACTGAAGGCAAGGGATCAGCGTTTATATTATCTTTTGTATAG
- a CDS encoding methyltransferase domain-containing protein: MKDILGQAIHDHYHQSANHKLWINNQYGPKEEMPIDIYFRDEDDMPDIEWLAMNECRGTVLDIGAGAGSHALVLQQRGFDCTALDISPLACEVMKLRNVNKVIKGDIFVYDEHKYDTLLLLMNGIGLTGTLENLKVFLQHIKLLLNPGGQVLFDSSDIAYLYEDGLPENGYYGELLYQYQYNRQKTDWFPWLYVDEKTLEPIVNEAGFGMEVLLEDEFKQYLVRLTQK; this comes from the coding sequence ATGAAAGATATACTGGGACAGGCCATACATGATCATTATCATCAATCAGCTAATCATAAACTTTGGATCAATAATCAATATGGCCCTAAAGAGGAAATGCCCATTGATATTTACTTTAGGGATGAGGATGACATGCCCGATATTGAATGGCTGGCCATGAACGAATGCCGCGGAACCGTACTGGATATTGGCGCAGGTGCGGGCAGTCATGCTTTAGTATTGCAGCAACGTGGCTTTGATTGCACCGCACTTGATATTTCCCCGTTAGCCTGTGAGGTAATGAAACTGCGCAATGTAAACAAAGTAATTAAAGGTGATATTTTTGTTTATGACGAACACAAGTACGATACCCTGCTTTTGCTCATGAACGGGATTGGCCTTACCGGGACGCTTGAAAACCTGAAAGTATTTTTACAACACATTAAACTGTTGCTTAATCCCGGCGGGCAGGTCCTGTTCGACTCATCGGATATCGCTTATTTGTACGAAGATGGCTTGCCTGAGAACGGCTATTACGGAGAGCTGCTTTACCAATACCAATACAATCGCCAAAAAACCGACTGGTTCCCATGGTTATATGTTGATGAAAAAACATTAGAACCTATTGTTAACGAAGCCGGTTTTGGCATGGAAGTTTTGCTGGAGGATGAGTTTAAACAATACCTGGTAAGGTTGACGCAAAAGTAA
- a CDS encoding NADPH-dependent FMN reductase produces MDYKGKILAISGSLRSGSSNHHILRFLGGLVPTDISYFMYDRLADIPPFDPGLDHERPPEAVSELRSFMKNASGIVICTPEYAFGVPGQLKNMLDWMVSSSSLVDKPMALITASSVGSHAHAALQLTLGALSAKMIDNATLLIPFIRSKIDAEGNITDLETDRALRDVMKVFLEALSS; encoded by the coding sequence ATGGATTACAAAGGCAAGATTCTCGCCATTTCCGGTAGTTTAAGATCAGGCTCATCTAATCACCATATTTTGAGGTTTTTAGGCGGCCTGGTTCCGACTGATATAAGCTATTTTATGTACGACAGGCTGGCTGACATCCCACCGTTTGATCCGGGACTTGACCATGAGCGCCCGCCGGAAGCTGTTTCAGAGCTGCGAAGTTTTATGAAAAATGCATCAGGCATTGTCATTTGCACCCCAGAGTATGCATTCGGGGTTCCTGGTCAGCTTAAGAACATGTTGGATTGGATGGTTTCGAGCAGTTCGCTGGTTGATAAACCGATGGCCTTGATCACTGCTTCATCGGTTGGGAGTCACGCGCATGCGGCTTTGCAGTTAACCCTTGGGGCACTTTCGGCAAAAATGATCGATAATGCAACTTTGCTTATTCCTTTCATCAGGAGTAAAATTGATGCTGAAGGGAATATTACAGACCTCGAAACTGACAGGGCTTTGCGGGATGTAATGAAGGTGTTTTTGGAAGCGTTATCGTCATAA
- a CDS encoding MBL fold metallo-hydrolase gives MSLFITSLNSGSNGNCYYVGNDQEAILVDVGISCRETEKRMARLGLSMQKVKAIFVSHEHSDHIRGIPVLAKKYQLPVYITPGTLMHLSGVDHFKVHHLSAFQTVIIGGLEVTSFPKIHDASEPHSFMVSCRDVKVGVFTDLGIVCDQLIRYFSQCHAAFLEANYDDDMLDKGGYPYYLKQRIRGGKGHLSNKQALGLFMTHRPPHMTHLLLSHLSKNNNDPKLVEDLFTNCADGINIIVASRHQETPVYYISSTVIQTEPLGQLGLGF, from the coding sequence ATGTCTTTATTCATTACATCATTAAATTCGGGAAGTAATGGCAATTGCTATTACGTGGGGAACGATCAGGAGGCTATATTGGTTGATGTAGGCATTTCATGCCGCGAAACTGAAAAACGCATGGCCAGGCTGGGCTTATCCATGCAAAAGGTAAAAGCCATTTTTGTATCGCATGAACATTCTGATCATATTCGTGGTATACCGGTATTAGCCAAAAAATACCAGTTGCCGGTGTATATTACCCCCGGTACATTGATGCACCTTAGTGGTGTTGATCATTTTAAAGTTCATCACCTTAGCGCATTTCAAACAGTTATTATAGGCGGCCTCGAAGTAACATCCTTTCCCAAAATACATGATGCATCCGAACCGCATAGTTTTATGGTAAGCTGCCGCGATGTTAAGGTAGGCGTGTTTACCGACCTGGGAATAGTGTGCGACCAACTGATCCGCTACTTTAGCCAGTGCCACGCTGCTTTTTTGGAAGCCAATTATGATGATGACATGCTGGATAAAGGCGGTTATCCTTATTACTTAAAACAACGCATTCGCGGCGGTAAAGGGCATTTATCAAATAAACAGGCGCTGGGTTTATTCATGACGCACCGACCGCCGCACATGACACATCTATTGCTCTCACATCTTTCTAAAAACAACAACGATCCGAAACTGGTAGAAGACCTCTTTACCAACTGCGCAGATGGCATCAATATTATCGTTGCTTCAAGGCACCAGGAAACACCGGTTTATTATATCAGCAGCACAGTTATTCAGACTGAGCCTTTAGGACAGCTGGGGCTTGGATTTTAA
- a CDS encoding YceH family protein, whose amino-acid sequence MDSPQTLPVLDAEELRVLGTLMEKAKTTPDYYPMTLNGLVAACNQKTSRKPVVNYDDDTVINALNSLKRRGLTSTATGGSIRNVKYKHNFAIVFPVIPSEVALICLLILRGPQTPGELNTNSGRMYEFDSIEEVQEILDKLAGGETPYIVQLPKRPGQKEVRYAHLLGGTPEINDDDFADEPTSRSSTSALEIRLVKAEQEIAELKETVGRLMRELGVE is encoded by the coding sequence ATGGATTCACCGCAAACTTTACCCGTACTTGACGCCGAAGAACTACGTGTACTTGGTACTTTAATGGAAAAAGCCAAAACAACGCCCGATTATTATCCTATGACCCTTAACGGACTGGTGGCGGCATGTAACCAAAAAACATCGCGCAAGCCGGTTGTTAATTATGATGATGATACCGTTATCAACGCCCTTAACTCGTTGAAAAGACGCGGGTTGACATCCACCGCTACCGGTGGTTCTATCCGTAATGTTAAATACAAACACAATTTTGCTATAGTATTCCCGGTGATACCGTCGGAGGTAGCGCTGATTTGCCTGCTGATCCTTCGTGGCCCTCAAACACCCGGTGAGCTGAATACCAACAGCGGCCGCATGTACGAGTTTGATTCCATAGAAGAGGTGCAGGAGATCCTGGATAAATTAGCCGGGGGAGAAACGCCATATATAGTACAGTTGCCAAAACGCCCGGGCCAAAAGGAAGTTCGGTACGCGCATTTATTAGGCGGAACACCTGAAATTAATGACGATGATTTTGCTGATGAACCTACCAGCCGTTCGTCGACATCGGCACTGGAGATTCGTTTGGTTAAAGCAGAACAGGAAATTGCTGAATTGAAAGAGACGGTGGGCAGGTTGATGAGGGAATTGGGGGTAGAGTGA
- a CDS encoding M90 family metallopeptidase: MVPILVLIVIALAVFFFLNKKKVVNETPAAVLNYKSLLEQHIPYYRHLNITQKLLFEQKVVAFLANITIEGVGTTVNDEDRIMIAASAVIPIFGFSDWKYRNLTNVILYPDTFDNEFQFEGENRSILGMVGSGYMNGQMILSRAALTKGFSKSAGKENTAIHEFVHLLDKSDGATDGVPENLLVHEYVLPWLKMIHQEIHKIEAGRSDINPYAITNEAEFLAVVSEYFFQKPAELKHKHPELYKMLSTMFSQNLADNDIA; the protein is encoded by the coding sequence ATGGTTCCTATCCTGGTTTTGATCGTAATTGCACTTGCGGTATTCTTTTTCCTCAATAAAAAGAAAGTGGTAAATGAAACGCCTGCTGCCGTATTGAATTATAAATCGCTTTTAGAGCAGCATATTCCTTATTACCGGCATCTCAACATTACTCAAAAACTTCTTTTTGAACAAAAGGTTGTCGCATTTTTAGCTAACATAACTATCGAGGGCGTTGGCACAACTGTGAACGATGAGGATAGGATCATGATTGCCGCAAGCGCTGTAATCCCGATATTTGGCTTCAGCGACTGGAAATACCGAAACCTTACCAACGTGATCCTTTACCCCGATACCTTTGATAATGAGTTTCAGTTTGAGGGCGAAAACCGGAGCATTTTAGGAATGGTAGGTTCAGGTTACATGAACGGACAGATGATCCTTTCGAGAGCTGCTTTAACAAAAGGTTTCAGTAAATCGGCAGGAAAAGAGAATACGGCCATTCATGAGTTTGTACACCTGCTTGATAAATCAGATGGTGCTACCGATGGTGTGCCCGAAAATCTGCTTGTTCACGAATATGTATTGCCATGGCTTAAAATGATCCACCAGGAAATTCATAAAATTGAAGCCGGGCGTTCAGATATTAACCCCTATGCTATCACTAACGAAGCTGAGTTTTTAGCTGTTGTTTCCGAATACTTTTTCCAAAAGCCTGCCGAACTAAAGCACAAACATCCGGAGCTTTATAAAATGTTAAGCACCATGTTTTCGCAGAACCTGGCCGATAATGATATCGCCTGA
- a CDS encoding DUF92 domain-containing protein, translated as MWLSYGLLTLILIAGVAYSILANKLTVIAALTGAAVAILVFAGAGFTGLAMMTTFFILGSAATSVQSKVKQDLNAAEKGGRTAGQVLANAGTAALCGILIMLFPVHTYTLQLMMAASFASATADTLSSELGMVYGKRFFNIITLKPDVRGLDGVISMEGTLIGIMGSVIITAVYVIGIGWTANLIWIVVAGTLGNLADSVLGAVLERKGLINNNTVNFLNTLIAALFMLLFYFIL; from the coding sequence ATGTGGTTAAGTTATGGTTTGTTGACCCTTATTTTGATAGCTGGTGTAGCATACAGTATATTGGCCAATAAGCTAACTGTTATAGCAGCATTAACCGGTGCCGCTGTTGCCATCCTGGTATTCGCAGGTGCCGGCTTTACAGGTTTAGCCATGATGACCACCTTCTTTATTTTAGGCTCGGCAGCTACCTCGGTTCAAAGCAAAGTTAAGCAGGACCTAAATGCCGCTGAAAAAGGCGGAAGGACAGCCGGGCAGGTTTTGGCCAATGCAGGTACCGCTGCCTTATGCGGAATTTTGATCATGCTTTTTCCGGTGCATACTTATACATTACAATTAATGATGGCTGCCAGTTTTGCTTCAGCTACGGCTGATACACTTTCGTCAGAACTGGGCATGGTTTATGGCAAGCGTTTCTTCAATATCATAACCCTGAAGCCGGACGTACGCGGGCTCGACGGCGTGATCAGTATGGAAGGCACTTTAATTGGTATAATGGGTTCTGTTATAATAACCGCCGTTTATGTCATAGGCATTGGGTGGACGGCAAACCTGATCTGGATAGTTGTTGCCGGCACGCTGGGAAATTTGGCTGATTCTGTGTTAGGTGCTGTATTAGAAAGAAAGGGCTTGATAAATAATAACACAGTGAATTTTTTAAATACCCTGATAGCGGCTTTGTTCATGCTGTTGTTTTACTTTATTTTATAA